ATATTAAGGAGAGCGTTCAAAAGTTTTCTTGAAGAAACTAAAGAAAAATTAAAAAATGGTAATGTAAACTATAATGAGCTTAATAATAATTTTAGGAATTTGATACTTAAAAAGGTTGATGAAGTAAGTAAGAACGAGAAAAGAAAAGATAGTAAAGATGAGGTTATCAATAAAATAGAAGACTTTCTAGATAGATACTCTGAGATTATTGACTTCACTGCTGGTGATGTTGTAGATAAAATAAAAATAGGTAAAGTAAATGTGATAAACTTAAGTTCTCTAGATGAAGATGCAATTGACGCAATAGTTTCTCACTATTTAAGAAAAATATTAACTTCAAGAAAAGAAAACAAAATGAAGAGAAAAATTGGTTTAAAATTTCCAGTACTAGTAGTTATTGAAGAGGCCCATGTGTTACTATCTAAAGATAGTAACACCCTAACAAAACATTGGGCTGGAAGAATCGCTAGAGAAGGAAGAAAATTCGGTGTAGGACTAATAATCGTTAGCCAAAGACCTAAGGGAATTGACGAGAATATTTTAAGTCAAATGACTAATAAGATAATCCTTAAGATGGTTGAGCCTTCTGATAAGAAATATGTGCTTGAAACTAGTGACAATCTTAGTGAAGATATAGTCGAAGGCCTTTCAGCTTTAGACACAGGAGAAGCCGTGATAGTTGGTAATATAGTGAGAATGCCAGCTATAGTAAAAATTGATAAGTTTGAGGGAAAACTAGCTGGAAGCGATCCAAACCTAATAGAAGAATGGAAGAAAGCTAAAGAAGAAATTGAGGAGCATGCAGATGTATTGAATTGGGGTGAGTAAGACGCAAATTTTACATATTTCTGATACGCATTTAGGTAAGAGACAGTATAATCTTGATTTTAGGGAACAGGATGTATATGATACTTTTTCACAACTTATTGATATAGCTATTAAAGAGCATGTAGATGGTATAATACATACCGGTGATTTATTCGATATAAATGATCCACCAAATAAGGCAGAAATAGTAGCTATAAGAGAACTTAAAAGGTTAAAAGAAGCTGGAATTCCATTTATAGTTATTGCAGGAGATCATGATAGTCCAAAAAAGTTTACAGCTATCTATCCTCAGAAAATATTAGAAGAATTTGATTTAATTAAATTCTTGTCTAAACCAGATACACCGTATAAATTAGGTGAAATTACTATTTATGGTATTTCACATGTTCCAAATGTTGCCAAAGAGAGACTAAAAGAATTACTTTCTAGATTAAAACCGGAAAATAAGAAAAGTATACTGCTCTTACATCAAGGTTTAAAGGAGGTATTACCCTATGAGGGAGCATGGCAGATACAAATAGACGATTTACCTAAAGCTTTTTCCTATTATGCTTTAGGTCACTTTCATACAAGAAGGGTATTTCAGCTTGATGGTGGAAGAATTATTGAGATAGCTGGCTCACCAGATATATTGAGGGAAGAAGAAATAGAAGGATATGAGAAAGAGGGAAAGGGTGCAACGCTCATAGATTTCTCTGGTGATATACCTACAATCCAGAAAATTAACATAGATGTTCGAAAGCAATATGTAGTAACTTTAAACACTAATAATCTAAGGGAAGAGATAAGAAAGTTAAGAGAGAAATATGATACAAATAATGAGAAAAAACCTATATTTCATATTATACTTGAAGGAAAGTCTATTCCTAAAAATGTCTTAATGAAAGAGCTACAAGAAATTAA
The sequence above is drawn from the Sulfurisphaera tokodaii str. 7 genome and encodes:
- the herA gene encoding DNA double-strand break repair helicase HerA, which codes for MIIGYVVGSATTQEANVLLEKKVRSGYYVTLEYDDEKVLGLVTLITTGSPLVDDSLNDIELVQRIKQMGNKIPIYMKAKVKLLCKLDGKLSQPDLPPVAGTPVRLATNEELSTIFSEGTIRIGKLIGSDVEVRIRVNALTRHLAILAATGSGKSNTVAVLSSRLSEVFGSVLIFDYHGEYYESEIKNLNNIEPKINPLNLTPDEFATLLEIRENATIQYRILRRAFKSFLEETKEKLKNGNVNYNELNNNFRNLILKKVDEVSKNEKRKDSKDEVINKIEDFLDRYSEIIDFTAGDVVDKIKIGKVNVINLSSLDEDAIDAIVSHYLRKILTSRKENKMKRKIGLKFPVLVVIEEAHVLLSKDSNTLTKHWAGRIAREGRKFGVGLIIVSQRPKGIDENILSQMTNKIILKMVEPSDKKYVLETSDNLSEDIVEGLSALDTGEAVIVGNIVRMPAIVKIDKFEGKLAGSDPNLIEEWKKAKEEIEEHADVLNWGE
- the mre11 gene encoding DNA double-strand break repair protein Mre11 codes for the protein MSKTQILHISDTHLGKRQYNLDFREQDVYDTFSQLIDIAIKEHVDGIIHTGDLFDINDPPNKAEIVAIRELKRLKEAGIPFIVIAGDHDSPKKFTAIYPQKILEEFDLIKFLSKPDTPYKLGEITIYGISHVPNVAKERLKELLSRLKPENKKSILLLHQGLKEVLPYEGAWQIQIDDLPKAFSYYALGHFHTRRVFQLDGGRIIEIAGSPDILREEEIEGYEKEGKGATLIDFSGDIPTIQKINIDVRKQYVVTLNTNNLREEIRKLREKYDTNNEKKPIFHIILEGKSIPKNVLMKELQEINNFAPYWRIYKDNTKEKDEKDVKIDLPTDTTIENLIYNYLVKIANFSETEARMIVDIINRADEREYVKEELMKMIGVENDNKKN